The following proteins are co-located in the bacterium genome:
- a CDS encoding polysaccharide deacetylase family protein: MARLRERPVFIYHQIGDYPEAQMGYGITPAAFRAHLDCLAQSGFDIIPLERMIAQIKGEAPFSPRAVSLTFDGGFRDAWEVVLPLLRERNLNAAFFIPTDFVGKENSLFAGTFPCMDWTQIRELAEADMTIGSFGRRGATLREMPEAEWREDAKASRKAIEDRLGIRVRFHAYKEQYPNRSLQRWFAEEGYEAVLTQCPTFRRSNLFRIGRIQVDDDDVNILKTKASNLYLFFKDTRTWRFIRQSKLDRLMHFFFSFLERKS, translated from the coding sequence ATGGCACGCCTTCGGGAGCGCCCGGTATTCATCTATCACCAGATAGGCGATTATCCCGAGGCGCAGATGGGCTACGGCATCACGCCCGCGGCCTTCCGCGCCCACCTGGACTGCCTCGCGCAGTCTGGCTTCGACATCATTCCACTCGAGCGCATGATCGCCCAGATAAAGGGGGAGGCGCCCTTTTCTCCTCGCGCCGTTTCCCTGACGTTCGACGGCGGCTTTCGCGATGCCTGGGAGGTGGTACTTCCCCTTCTCCGGGAGCGGAATCTCAATGCCGCCTTTTTCATTCCCACCGACTTCGTGGGAAAAGAAAATTCCCTTTTCGCCGGCACTTTTCCCTGCATGGACTGGACGCAGATCCGCGAGCTGGCAGAGGCCGACATGACGATCGGCTCCTTCGGCCGCCGGGGAGCGACCCTGCGGGAGATGCCCGAGGCCGAATGGCGCGAGGACGCCAAGGCATCCCGGAAGGCGATCGAGGATCGGCTCGGGATTCGCGTCAGGTTCCATGCGTACAAGGAGCAATATCCGAACCGCTCGCTCCAGCGATGGTTCGCCGAGGAGGGCTACGAGGCGGTGCTGACGCAGTGCCCCACCTTCCGCCGATCGAATCTCTTTCGCATCGGCCGCATCCAGGTAGATGACGATGACGTGAACATTCTCAAGACCAAGGCGTCGAATCTCTATCTTTTCTTCAAGGATACGCGCACCTGGCGCTTCATCCGCCAATCAAAGCTGGATCGCCTCATGCATTTTTTCTTTTCGTTTCTCGAAAGAAAATCCTGA